A single window of Manduca sexta isolate Smith_Timp_Sample1 chromosome 15, JHU_Msex_v1.0, whole genome shotgun sequence DNA harbors:
- the LOC115450106 gene encoding F-box only protein 32 isoform X2 — translation MPFISKDWRSPGEEWVKTQEGWEKKKVLECTAQRSQEGEDGDKNSNDHVARIPPHCHITIKCTREIAGFNGLSEAVRRLDFSSAVRDVRRFNYICALLELLLRGQRLTHLPGAAQKLLLSMLEQLADQVATSQQNLNALRALLVALSTLREAERRACWGRPLGSRALWGQHDHAIARINRIANAIRIQEPGPEVVPKLHDLPEECIREILLRISDHRDLDSASSAWNVMASVCSEQRIWRELVSFHFTQQQIDAALAKLKEEQKDADWKNVFHHLRKLYGLREDAQYAETLSLCRHCKCLFWRSLGHPCIADQCPEYRERLKEAGGPLPPSPVPPAAFLKFFSL, via the exons GTCGCAAGAAGGCGAGGACGGTGACAAGAACTCCAACGACCATGTGGCGCGGATACCACCGCATTGTCACATCACTATCAAATGTACCAGAGAA aTTGCAGGCTTCAACGGCCTGTCAGAAGCAGTCCGCAGACTGGACTTCTCCTCTGCGGTCCGGGACGTGCGCAGGTTCAACTACATCTGCGCTCTACTGGAACTGCTCCTTCGGGGCCAGCGACTGACCCATCTTCCAGGCGCCGCTCAGAAGCTACTCCTCTCTATGTTAGAGCAGCTAGCTGATCAGG TGGCAACCTCGCAGCAGAATCTAAACGCGCTCCGAGCGTTGTTGGTGGCTCTGTCGACGCTGCGCGAGGCGGAGCGGCGCGCGTGCTGGGGCCGGCCCCTCGGCTCGCGCGCTCTCTGGGGGCAGCACGACCACGCCATCGCGAGGATCAACCGCATCGCCAACGCTATTCGTATACAAGAG CCGGGACCAGAAGTAGTGCCTAAGCTTCACGATTTACCTGAGGAATGTATCAGAGAAATTTTGTTGAGGATATCGGACCACAGGGATTTGGAC TCGGCATCGTCAGCATGGAACGTGATGGCGTCCGTGTGCTCCGAGCAGCGTATCTGGCGCGAGCTGGTGTCGTTCCACTTCACGCAGCAGCAGATCGACGCCGCGCTCGCGAAACTGAAGGAAGAGCAGAAGGACGCCGACTGGAAGAACGTCTTCCATCATCTTAGGAA GTTGTATGGGCTAAGAGAAGATGCCCAATATGCTGAGACTTTATCGCTGTGCCGACACTGCAAGTGCCTGTTTTGGCGGTCTCTCGGCCATCCTTGTATAGCTGACCAG tgccCAGAGTATCGTGAACGCCTGAAGGAGGCAGGCGGTCCTCTCCCTCCGTCCCCGGTGCCGCCTGCGGCTTTCCTCAAGTTCTTCTCGCTTTAA
- the LOC115450108 gene encoding uncharacterized protein LOC115450108 isoform X1 — protein sequence MSGSRKTSIAWKYFTDIGNDHAVCKICNEFFSYKTSVSNLKKHIIRKHPSVLKNNSPSESSALIDHEYRTKGQTESNKDASSVDIQDSNDEYETIEIQQEDIQDETTDPMFVEFLEHTGSSPANKIENSPSPPPIASKRKRMRYSYSRAKEEHRMDPRHLLEIKRLELETLREKNLNEKERIRAQLDRDSLKVQERLVTFLEDIKPALIEFLRK from the exons ATGTCTGGATCTAGAAAGACCAGTATTGCATGGAAATATTTTACGGATATTGGTAATGATCATGCAGTTTGTAAAATATGCAATGAATTTTTCTCTTATAAGACTTCAGTTTCAAacctaaaaaaacatataattagaAAACATCCCTCCGTTTTAAAGAACAACAGCCCCAGTGAGTCGAGT GCTTTGATAGACCACGAGTATAGGACTAAAGGACAGACCGAAAGCAATAAAGATGCCTCCAGTGTTGACATACag GATTCTAACGATGAATATGAAACAATAGAAATTCAGCAAGAAGATATTCAGGACGAAACAACGGATCCTATGTTTGTGGAGTTTCTCGAACATACAGGAAGCTCGCCAGCGAACAAAATTGAGAATTCTCCGTCACCGCCCCCTATAG CATCTAAGAGGAAACGCATGCGCTACAGCTACTCTAGAGCCAAAGAAGAACACAGGATGGATCCTCGTCATTTGCTAGAAATAAAACGATTGGAGTTAGAAACCCTTCGAGAGAAAAATCTTAATGAAAAAGAAAGAATAAGAGCGCAACTAGACAGAGACTCTTTGAAAGTGCAAGAACGATTGGTTACATTTCTAGAAGACATCAAGCCAGCGCTTATAGagtttctaagaaaataa
- the LOC115450105 gene encoding integrin-linked protein kinase, with translation MEDIFQWCREGNALQVRVWLDDTEHDMNQGDDHGFSPLHWACKEGHLKIVEMLIRRGARINVTNMGDDTPLHLAAAHGHRPIVQLLLQNRVDVNFTNEHGNSPLHYACFWGYSAIAEDLVLNGALVSLANKDGDTPLDKTRGQLVQRLHELASQHGQDLKKIQFKDQSWLGLKTRSRDATLSRHKGININELALHTRIAVTPSGETWRGRWQKNDIVAKILAIRECTPRIQRDFNEEFPKLRIFSHPNILPVVGCCVSPPSLVVISQYMSWGSLHALLHGGAGGRVVVDAAAALRLAGDVAHGMRYLHSLQRDNILPAYHLNSKHIMIDEDLTARINMADAKFSFQEKGRIYAPAWMAPEALLKPAAKRNWEAADMWSFAILLWELATREVPFADLSPMECGMKIALEGLRVTIPPGISPHISKLIKICMNEDPGKRPSFEMILPILEKMKR, from the exons ATGGAAGATATATTTCAGTGGTGTAGGGAAGGAAATGCCCTTCAAGTGAGAGTGTGGTTGGATGATACCGAGCATGATATGAACCAAGG TGACGACCATGGCTTCAGCCCGCTCCACTGGGCCTGCAAGGAGGGCCATCTGAAGATAGTCGAGATGCTGATCAGACGCGGCGCTCGCATCAACGTCACCAATATGGGAGACGACACACCACTGCATTTAGCAGCTGCGCACGGACATAGGCCTATTGTGCAATTG TTGCTGCAAAACAGAGTGGACGTAAACTTCACGAACGAGCACGGCAACTCGCCGCTGCATTACGCGTGTTTCTGGGGGTACAGCGCCATCGCCGAGGACCTCGTGCTCAACGGCGCCCTCGTCTCACTGGCGAATAAGGATGGCGACACGCCGCTGGATAAGACAAGAGGGCAGCTTGTGCAAAG ATTACACGAGTTGGCGAGCCAGCACGGACAAGATTTGAAGAAGATTCAGTTCAAAGATCAGTCGTGGCTCGGTCTTAAGACTCGAAGCAGGGATGCAACCTTATCTCGGCATAAAGGCATCAATATCAATGAATTGGCGCTGCACACTCGTATAGCTGTCACTCCTTCGG GTGAAACATGGCGCGGAAGATGGCAGAAGAACGACATAGTGGCAAAAATACTCGCCATACGCGAGTGCACGCCGCGCATACAGAGGGACTTCAACGAGGAGTTCCCCAAGCTGAGGATATTCTCGCATCCCAACATATTGCCTGTG GTGGGGTGCTGCGTGTCGCCGCCGTCGCTGGTGGTGATCTCGCAGTACATGTCGTGGGGCTCGCTGCACGCGCTGCTgcacggcggcgcgggcgggcgCGTGGTGGTggacgcggcggcggcgctgcgGCTGGCGGGCGACGTGGCGCACGGCATGCGCTACCTGCACTCGCTGCAGCGCGACAACATCCTGCCCGCCTACCATCTCAACAGCAAACACATCATG ATCGATGAAGATCTGACAGCGCGCATCAATATGGCGGATGCGAAGTTCTCATTCCAAGAGAAGGGCCGCATCTACGCGCCCGCGTGGATGGCGCCCGAGGCGTTACTCAAACCCGCCGCCAAACGGAACTGGGAGGCCGCGGATATGTGGAGCTTCGCCATACTGCTGTGGGAACTCGCCACTAGAGAA GTTCCCTTCGCAGACTTGTCGCCAATGGAGTGTGGTATGAAGATAGCACTAGAAGGCCTCCGAGTGACCATCCCTCCAGGCATCTCTCCCCACATATCCAAGCTCATAAAGATCTGTATGAACGAAGATCCCGGTAAACGGCCGTCATTCGAAATGATTCTGCCCATTCTGGAGAAAATGAAACGTTAA
- the LOC115450108 gene encoding uncharacterized protein LOC115450108 isoform X2, giving the protein MSGSRKTSIAWKYFTDIGNDHAVCKICNEFFSYKTSVSNLKKHIIRKHPSVLKNNSPSESSDSNDEYETIEIQQEDIQDETTDPMFVEFLEHTGSSPANKIENSPSPPPIASKRKRMRYSYSRAKEEHRMDPRHLLEIKRLELETLREKNLNEKERIRAQLDRDSLKVQERLVTFLEDIKPALIEFLRK; this is encoded by the exons ATGTCTGGATCTAGAAAGACCAGTATTGCATGGAAATATTTTACGGATATTGGTAATGATCATGCAGTTTGTAAAATATGCAATGAATTTTTCTCTTATAAGACTTCAGTTTCAAacctaaaaaaacatataattagaAAACATCCCTCCGTTTTAAAGAACAACAGCCCCAGTGAGTCGAGT GATTCTAACGATGAATATGAAACAATAGAAATTCAGCAAGAAGATATTCAGGACGAAACAACGGATCCTATGTTTGTGGAGTTTCTCGAACATACAGGAAGCTCGCCAGCGAACAAAATTGAGAATTCTCCGTCACCGCCCCCTATAG CATCTAAGAGGAAACGCATGCGCTACAGCTACTCTAGAGCCAAAGAAGAACACAGGATGGATCCTCGTCATTTGCTAGAAATAAAACGATTGGAGTTAGAAACCCTTCGAGAGAAAAATCTTAATGAAAAAGAAAGAATAAGAGCGCAACTAGACAGAGACTCTTTGAAAGTGCAAGAACGATTGGTTACATTTCTAGAAGACATCAAGCCAGCGCTTATAGagtttctaagaaaataa